A genomic segment from Nicotiana sylvestris chromosome 1, ASM39365v2, whole genome shotgun sequence encodes:
- the LOC104212708 gene encoding 12-oxophytodienoate reductase-like protein, whose amino-acid sequence MEAANNYSNGPLFTPYKLGKFDLSHRIVFPALTRNRAHKNIPQQPHATEYYAQRATNGGLLISEAAAASDISQGCPNMPGIWNEEQVEAWKPVVEGVHEKGGVFFCQIWHSGRLFVPTLSALYFSIGVGFSLTRPDEQVYEKPTPRRLKSDEVPGIVNDFRIAARNAIKAGFDGVEINASDGGYLIDEFMNDRKSIEDCCRLALEIVQAVANEIGADKVGIKLSPFSDCDGKKDSNSERLATYLANALSKLGVLYLHVVEPREAAKGLLPIRKAFQGTLIASGGYNKFDGDNAIEENYADLISFGRMFLANPDLPKRFEVNAPLNKYNRSTFYTNDPLIGYTDYPSLQVAS is encoded by the exons ATGGAAGCTGCAAACAACTACTCTAATGGGCCCCTCTTTACTCCTTACAAACTGGGGAAATTTGACCTCTCTCATAG AATAGTATTTCCAGCACTAACGAGGAACAGGGCACACAAAAATATACCACAGCAGCCACATGCTACTGAATATTATGCTCAAAGAGCTACTAATGGAGGTCTTCTCATTTCTGAAGCTGCTGCTGCATCCGATATTTCTCAAGG GTGCCCAAACATGCCTGGAATATGGAATGAGGAGCAAGTGGAAGCATGGAAACCTGTAGTGGAAGGTGTTCATGAGAAAGGAGGTGTCTTCTTTTGTCAAATTTGGCATTCAGGCCGCTTGTTTGTCCCTACTCTTAGTGCATTATATTTCTCGATCGGCGTTGGATTTTCCTTGACAA GACCTGATGAACAAGTTTATGAGAAACCAACACCTCGTCGTTTGAAATCTGATGAAGTCCCTGGAATTGTCAATGATTTCAGGATCGCAGCCCGTAATGCCATTAAAGCTG GATTTGATGGAGTTGAGATCAACGCTTCAGATGGCGGCTACCTGATTGACGAATTTATGAATGATAGGAAAAGTATTGAGGACTGTTGTCGACTTGCCCTGGAAATAGTACAAGCAGTGGCAAACGAAATCGGAGCTGATAAAGTTGGTATAAAACTGTCTCCTTTTTCAGATTGTGATGGCAAAAAGGACTCAAATTCAGAAAGACTGGCAACTTACCTGGCGAATGCACTAAGCAAACTAGGTGTTCTCTATCTTCATGTGGTTGAGCCAAGAGAAGCAGCTAAGGGTCTTCTTCCTATTAGGAAAGCTTTTCAGGGGACACTTATCGCTTCTGGTGGTTATAATAAATTTGATGGGGACAACGCGATAGAGGAGAATTATGCAGATTTGATCTCATTTGGACGTATGTTCTTGGCAAATCCAGATTTACCAAAGCGTTTTGAGGTTAATGCTCCACTTAACAAGTACAATAGGAGCACATTCTACACTAATGATCCACTTATTGGTTATACTGACTACCCATCTCTTCAAGTTGCTTCCTAA